A single region of the Streptomyces vilmorinianum genome encodes:
- the moaC gene encoding cyclic pyranopterin monophosphate synthase MoaC: MSAQQGLTHIDEAGAARMVDVSGKDVTARTARASGRVLVSPRVIELLRGEGVPKGDALATARIAGIMGAKKTPDLIPLCHPLSVSGVTLDLTVADDAVEILATVKTTDRTGVEMEALTAVSVAALTVVDMIKAVDKGAVISDVRVEEKTGGKSGDWSRGPEGTES, translated from the coding sequence ATGAGCGCGCAGCAAGGACTCACCCACATCGACGAGGCGGGCGCGGCCCGCATGGTCGACGTCTCCGGGAAGGACGTCACGGCGCGGACCGCACGGGCCAGTGGCCGCGTCCTCGTCTCGCCGCGCGTGATCGAGCTGCTGCGGGGCGAGGGCGTACCCAAGGGCGACGCGCTCGCCACCGCCCGGATCGCCGGGATCATGGGCGCCAAGAAGACCCCCGACCTGATCCCGCTCTGCCACCCGCTGTCCGTCTCGGGCGTGACGCTCGACCTCACGGTGGCGGACGACGCGGTCGAGATCCTGGCGACCGTGAAGACGACGGACCGCACGGGCGTCGAGATGGAGGCCCTGACGGCGGTGTCGGTGGCCGCGCTGACGGTCGTCGACATGATCAAGGCGGTCGACAAGGGCGCGGTCATCTCCGACGTACGGGTGGAGGAGAAGACGGGCGGCAAGTCCGGCGACTGGAGCCGGGGGCCGGAAGGGACGGAGTCGTGA
- a CDS encoding MogA/MoaB family molybdenum cofactor biosynthesis protein has translation MGPETGGALGAPYSALVVTASNRASAGVYEDKGGPLIAEGLRRMGFAVDGPQVVPDGAPVEAALRAGVEAGYDVILTTGGTGISPTDATPEATRRVLDHEIPGIPEAIRAYGREKVPTAALSRGLAGVARGTLIVNLPGSSGGVRDGLAVLEPLLVHAVDQIRGGDHPRPS, from the coding sequence CTGGGTCCGGAGACCGGCGGTGCTCTCGGCGCCCCCTACTCCGCGCTCGTCGTCACCGCGTCCAACCGGGCCTCGGCGGGCGTGTACGAGGACAAGGGCGGCCCGCTGATCGCCGAAGGGCTGCGGCGGATGGGCTTCGCCGTGGACGGACCGCAGGTGGTCCCGGACGGCGCACCGGTCGAGGCCGCGCTGCGAGCAGGCGTCGAGGCCGGGTACGACGTCATCCTCACCACCGGCGGCACCGGCATCTCGCCGACCGACGCCACCCCCGAGGCCACCCGCCGGGTCCTCGACCACGAGATCCCCGGGATTCCCGAGGCGATCCGCGCGTACGGCCGGGAGAAGGTCCCGACCGCCGCGCTCTCCCGCGGCCTCGCGGGCGTCGCGCGCGGGACGCTGATCGTGAACCTGCCCGGCTCCTCCGGCGGCGTCCGCGACGGGCTGGCCGTCCTGGAGCCGCTCCTCGTCCACGCGGTCGACCAGATCCGCGGCGGCGACCACCCGAGACCGTCATGA
- a CDS encoding GNAT family N-acetyltransferase — MIPSWPVVLVDGDVVLRPIKVRDQRAWREVNRRNRDWLRPWEATIPPPAPGGPVAHRPTYRQMVRHLRAEANAGRMLPFVIEYQGQLVGQLTVAGITWGSMCSGHVGYWVDSEVAGRGVMPTAVALAVDHCFRTVGLHRIEVCIRPENGPSRRVVEKLGFREEGLRPRYLHIDGAWRDHLVFALTAEEVPEGLVRRWHQARPRPSHPAQ, encoded by the coding sequence ATGATCCCCTCCTGGCCCGTGGTCCTGGTCGACGGAGACGTCGTGCTGCGCCCGATAAAGGTGCGCGACCAGCGGGCCTGGCGCGAGGTGAACCGGCGCAACCGCGACTGGCTGCGCCCCTGGGAGGCGACGATCCCGCCGCCGGCCCCCGGCGGTCCGGTCGCGCACCGTCCGACGTACCGGCAGATGGTCCGCCATCTGCGGGCCGAGGCGAACGCGGGCCGGATGCTGCCGTTCGTGATCGAGTACCAGGGGCAGCTCGTCGGCCAGCTGACCGTGGCGGGGATCACCTGGGGCTCGATGTGCTCGGGCCATGTCGGCTACTGGGTGGACAGCGAGGTGGCCGGTCGCGGGGTCATGCCGACGGCGGTCGCGCTCGCCGTCGACCACTGCTTCCGTACGGTCGGACTGCACCGGATCGAGGTCTGCATTCGGCCCGAGAACGGCCCCTCGCGGAGGGTCGTGGAGAAATTGGGATTCCGGGAGGAAGGGCTGCGTCCGCGCTACCTCCACATCGACGGGGCGTGGCGCGACCATCTCGTCTTCGCGCTCACGGCGGAGGAAGTCCCCGAGGGTTTGGTGCGGCGCTGGCACCAGGCGCGTCCCCGTCCCTCGCACCCCGCACAATGA
- the sepX gene encoding divisome protein SepX/GlpR, producing MSSSGLIYAVIVGAWAAYLVPMWLRRQDELNEARPTERFSTAIRLLSGRAGMERRYAKELKDRDRRADDAEPDVDPDAETEHLSSVDVRSFSAPAARTEARLALPSEPEPEPGPEPAAAPHRRPSQAAAAERARRGKVLARRRRTTVVLFLAFTLGAIVAAVGGLAFLWAPAVPAVLLSAYIVHLRTTERRRFVYVMDRRRAEAAAARLRENRPRRPATAAAATEPDEEPSRPEPAPAPAVSPQEAGRRALVEQTDHAEWVDQQRERGPARGDSWEPVPVPLPTYVTAPVAPRASSGIDITDPETWSSARSSTAADPTPAPSATPTPPPAPRQRTTPPRRQRDHGRTPLFDQYADDDRPRAANE from the coding sequence GTGAGCAGCAGCGGCCTCATCTACGCAGTCATCGTCGGGGCCTGGGCCGCCTACTTGGTACCGATGTGGCTCCGCAGGCAGGACGAGCTCAACGAGGCTCGTCCGACGGAACGCTTCAGCACCGCCATCCGGCTGCTTTCCGGACGGGCGGGAATGGAGCGCCGGTACGCCAAGGAGCTGAAGGACCGGGACCGAAGGGCGGACGACGCGGAGCCCGACGTGGATCCGGACGCCGAGACCGAGCATTTGAGCTCGGTCGACGTCCGGTCCTTTTCCGCGCCCGCGGCCAGGACGGAAGCGCGCCTGGCGCTCCCGTCCGAGCCGGAACCGGAGCCCGGGCCGGAGCCGGCGGCGGCGCCTCATCGGCGGCCCTCGCAGGCGGCGGCCGCCGAACGCGCGCGCCGCGGCAAGGTCCTCGCCCGGCGGAGACGGACCACGGTCGTCCTCTTCCTCGCCTTCACCCTCGGTGCGATCGTCGCCGCGGTCGGCGGGCTCGCGTTCCTGTGGGCGCCGGCCGTCCCGGCGGTGCTGCTGAGCGCGTACATCGTGCATCTGCGGACGACGGAACGCCGGCGCTTCGTGTACGTGATGGACCGTCGGCGCGCCGAGGCGGCCGCGGCCCGCCTGCGCGAGAACCGCCCGCGCCGCCCGGCGACGGCCGCCGCGGCGACCGAGCCGGACGAGGAGCCTTCCCGCCCGGAACCCGCACCGGCCCCCGCGGTCTCCCCGCAGGAGGCCGGCCGCCGCGCGCTCGTCGAGCAGACGGACCACGCGGAGTGGGTGGACCAGCAGCGCGAGCGCGGCCCGGCCCGCGGCGACAGCTGGGAGCCGGTCCCGGTCCCGCTGCCCACGTACGTCACGGCCCCGGTCGCGCCGCGCGCGAGCAGCGGCATCGACATCACGGACCCGGAGACCTGGAGCTCGGCCCGCTCCTCCACGGCCGCGGACCCGACGCCGGCCCCGTCGGCGACCCCGACTCCGCCCCCGGCCCCGCGCCAGCGCACGACCCCGCCGCGCCGCCAGCGCGACCACGGCCGCACCCCGCTCTTCGACCAGTACGCGGACGACGACCGCCCCCGCGCGGCCAACGAATGA
- a CDS encoding XRE family transcriptional regulator, producing the protein MARKTAPRDLARDPETWPDSAVDDVAARVVQAIARALALALEREKRSLRQVSTGSGVNRQAIADLLAGRCWPDVVTVARLEDFLAAPLYPRDGMRSTHQNRPSRPRGNPSQGTTK; encoded by the coding sequence TTGGCCCGCAAGACCGCGCCGAGAGACCTTGCCCGCGATCCGGAAACCTGGCCCGACTCCGCCGTCGACGACGTCGCCGCCAGAGTCGTCCAGGCCATCGCCCGCGCGCTCGCGCTCGCCCTGGAGCGCGAGAAGCGAAGCCTGCGGCAGGTCTCTACCGGATCCGGGGTCAACCGGCAGGCCATCGCCGACCTGCTCGCCGGCCGGTGCTGGCCGGACGTCGTCACCGTTGCCCGCCTGGAAGATTTCCTCGCTGCCCCGCTGTACCCGCGGGACGGAATGCGCAGTACGCATCAAAATCGGCCTTCCCGTCCCCGGGGAAACCCGTCCCAGGGAACGACGAAATAG
- a CDS encoding YwqG family protein: MPAIAEWPVWEGHGPLSFVASIDCARLPTAALDIDLPEAGTLLFFYFDGQLDDGEALVLAEDRESWAGARVLYVAAEEEVAERGAPAGLKGYPVVTLAARVEMTAAEPWHPSVRAAFAPGAPLGNRYGHPVCSQGFLDALWEFDDEVGHQIGGHAHSVQNPVEIEIAEAVLDGEVSWDDPRLSEEAGNWVLLAQFDSEDAADMMWGDAGALYWLIRPEDLAERRFERAMFTWQCS; encoded by the coding sequence TTGCCGGCCATCGCGGAGTGGCCGGTGTGGGAGGGGCACGGTCCGCTCTCTTTCGTCGCCTCGATCGACTGCGCGCGTCTGCCGACGGCCGCGCTGGACATCGATCTGCCCGAGGCGGGAACGCTGCTGTTCTTCTACTTCGACGGTCAGCTGGATGACGGCGAGGCTCTCGTTCTGGCCGAGGACCGGGAGAGCTGGGCGGGCGCCCGTGTGCTCTACGTGGCGGCCGAGGAGGAGGTGGCGGAGCGTGGGGCGCCTGCCGGTCTGAAGGGGTATCCGGTGGTGACGCTGGCCGCTCGGGTGGAGATGACTGCGGCCGAGCCCTGGCATCCGTCCGTCCGGGCCGCCTTCGCCCCGGGCGCCCCGCTGGGGAACCGGTATGGCCACCCCGTCTGCTCGCAGGGGTTCCTCGACGCGCTGTGGGAGTTCGATGATGAGGTGGGGCATCAGATCGGCGGCCACGCTCACTCGGTGCAGAACCCGGTCGAGATCGAGATCGCGGAGGCGGTTTTGGACGGCGAGGTGTCCTGGGACGACCCGCGGCTGTCCGAGGAGGCGGGCAACTGGGTGCTGCTGGCCCAGTTCGACAGCGAGGACGCCGCGGACATGATGTGGGGCGATGCCGGAGCCCTGTACTGGCTGATCCGCCCGGAAGATCTGGCCGAGCGGCGATTCGAGCGGGCGATGTTCACCTGGCAGTGCAGCTGA
- a CDS encoding DUF4265 domain-containing protein, which translates to MTNISDDQVKVHFRMAIDEDGWPPASVESLWAVDLGDGTVRLDNTPWFVRGIASDDIIRGEIDDEGIRWAGETVRASENCTIRLIVLKDGGSAAARQSVLEIFHKLGTTGEGIERLRMVALDVPPGADLPRIRKLLEHGATEGWWHWEEGCVTAAWRSTATD; encoded by the coding sequence GTGACGAACATCAGTGACGACCAGGTGAAGGTCCACTTCCGGATGGCCATTGACGAAGACGGCTGGCCGCCGGCGAGCGTCGAGAGCCTGTGGGCCGTGGACCTCGGCGACGGCACCGTGCGGCTGGATAACACCCCGTGGTTCGTCCGTGGCATCGCCAGCGACGACATCATCCGGGGTGAGATCGACGATGAGGGCATCCGCTGGGCTGGAGAGACGGTCCGAGCTTCGGAGAACTGCACGATCCGGCTGATCGTGCTCAAGGACGGCGGATCAGCCGCAGCCCGGCAGAGCGTTCTGGAGATCTTCCACAAGCTCGGCACGACAGGCGAAGGTATCGAGAGACTCCGGATGGTCGCACTGGATGTCCCGCCAGGGGCGGACCTGCCACGGATCCGAAAGCTCCTTGAACACGGTGCGACGGAGGGCTGGTGGCACTGGGAAGAAGGGTGCGTTACCGCTGCTTGGAGGTCCACGGCCACGGACTGA
- a CDS encoding DUF6000 family protein, translating into MRPYPDDLELDQLRRHYVAADRRYLRLNYGIFRLAERERDNLARELAQTAEAITPRELGLLLDCGWRERKTAAWLIAIAGRTAFRPQLGELLLASAGPYAGHAYCIALATFGTAADAGLLTAYLDRYLARPDLAYDQASALGALLHLDTAQGTDHAARFLTPDGPWQRWARERPPRRELEPAECRETMAQYCSFVQKSARHRAVHGR; encoded by the coding sequence ATGCGCCCCTACCCCGACGATCTGGAGCTGGACCAACTGCGACGCCACTACGTCGCTGCTGATCGGCGCTACCTGCGCCTGAACTACGGGATCTTTCGTCTGGCGGAGCGCGAGCGTGACAATCTTGCGCGGGAACTCGCACAGACTGCAGAGGCCATCACGCCGCGCGAACTGGGCCTCTTGCTCGATTGTGGATGGCGCGAACGCAAGACCGCTGCCTGGCTGATCGCGATAGCCGGTCGTACCGCCTTCCGCCCACAGCTGGGGGAACTCCTCCTGGCCAGCGCTGGCCCGTACGCAGGGCACGCGTACTGCATCGCCTTGGCCACCTTCGGGACCGCAGCTGACGCCGGCCTCCTGACCGCCTACCTCGACCGCTACCTGGCCCGCCCCGACCTGGCCTACGACCAGGCATCCGCCCTTGGCGCCCTCCTCCACCTCGACACCGCCCAAGGCACCGACCATGCAGCCCGCTTCCTCACGCCGGACGGCCCCTGGCAGCGATGGGCACGCGAGCGGCCGCCAAGGCGTGAGCTGGAGCCCGCCGAATGCCGGGAGACCATGGCCCAGTACTGCTCCTTCGTTCAGAAGAGCGCCCGACACCGTGCAGTGCACGGGCGGTGA
- a CDS encoding DUF4232 domain-containing protein: protein MRSFRTRTTVLAAATAALALALTACGGEDGSGAKEKKAAAAASQAAPSATGATGATGADADSADSADSADSGSSGSSGSTASGAQAGSKAKAGGKAPASCTVDDVRISAAKQDGVPTTHITLTATNVSGRACTMVRYPLIAFGDIQTAKDVPAVARTEPATPLVLDAGAPAYAAVRINNGGVDEENRAVTSFSVNLFAADGPAEGSEEVHAPAGGIAVDDAVAKTGYWTHELRNGADEF from the coding sequence ATGCGTTCGTTCCGCACCCGCACCACCGTTCTCGCCGCCGCCACCGCCGCGCTCGCTCTCGCCCTCACCGCCTGCGGTGGTGAGGACGGCTCGGGCGCGAAGGAGAAGAAGGCCGCCGCGGCCGCCTCGCAGGCAGCCCCGAGCGCGACCGGCGCGACCGGCGCGACCGGCGCGGACGCCGACTCCGCCGACTCCGCCGACTCCGCAGACTCCGGCTCCTCCGGCTCCTCCGGCTCCACGGCCTCCGGTGCGCAGGCCGGTTCCAAGGCGAAGGCCGGTGGCAAGGCCCCGGCCTCCTGCACCGTCGACGACGTGAGGATCTCCGCTGCCAAGCAGGACGGCGTGCCCACCACGCACATCACGCTGACTGCCACCAACGTATCGGGCCGCGCCTGCACGATGGTCCGGTACCCGCTGATCGCGTTCGGCGACATCCAGACCGCCAAGGACGTCCCGGCCGTCGCCAGGACCGAGCCGGCCACGCCCCTCGTGCTCGACGCCGGCGCCCCGGCCTACGCGGCCGTGCGGATCAACAACGGCGGTGTCGACGAGGAGAACCGCGCCGTCACCTCCTTCTCCGTGAACCTCTTCGCCGCCGACGGCCCCGCCGAGGGCAGCGAGGAGGTCCACGCGCCCGCGGGCGGCATCGCGGTCGACGACGCGGTCGCGAAGACCGGCTACTGGACGCACGAGCTGCGCAACGGCGCCGACGAGTTCTGA
- a CDS encoding trypsin-like serine peptidase, with protein sequence MRRHRTALAALLAAGALLAGALTTTSAQAAETAAQPARTVTATEQQRATAFWTADRMRSAPPLDLQVTPGAALKQVARSSRPTTVSPTAFPQPGGAWTGGGAVVKTSGRVFFTFQGRTASCSGNAVTSQNASTVITAGHCVKYQGAWHTNWVFVPAYDNGSAPYGQWTATKTLTTPQWEASEDINYDVGAAVVAPLNGQTLTSVTGAQGIQFNGGYNKPMYAFGFPAASPYDGSKLIHCSGNSSKDFLFSQDHSLACNMTGGSSGGPWFTSFSEATGTGLQVSVNSFGYTFLPNRMFGPYFGNDAKALYDRAQAS encoded by the coding sequence GTGAGACGCCATCGCACAGCCTTAGCCGCCCTGCTCGCCGCCGGAGCCCTGCTGGCCGGCGCCCTGACCACGACGTCGGCCCAGGCGGCGGAGACCGCCGCCCAGCCCGCCCGCACGGTCACCGCCACGGAACAGCAGCGGGCCACCGCCTTCTGGACCGCCGACCGCATGCGGTCGGCGCCCCCGCTCGACCTCCAGGTGACCCCGGGCGCCGCCCTCAAGCAGGTCGCCCGCTCCTCCCGGCCCACCACCGTCTCCCCGACGGCCTTCCCCCAGCCGGGCGGCGCCTGGACGGGCGGCGGCGCGGTCGTGAAGACCTCGGGCCGCGTCTTCTTCACCTTCCAGGGCCGTACGGCCTCCTGCTCCGGCAACGCGGTCACCAGCCAGAACGCGAGCACGGTCATCACGGCGGGCCACTGCGTGAAGTACCAGGGCGCGTGGCACACCAACTGGGTCTTCGTCCCCGCGTACGACAACGGCAGCGCGCCGTACGGCCAGTGGACGGCGACGAAGACGCTCACCACCCCGCAGTGGGAGGCGAGCGAGGACATCAACTACGACGTGGGCGCGGCGGTCGTCGCTCCCCTGAACGGCCAGACCCTCACCTCGGTCACCGGCGCCCAGGGCATCCAGTTCAACGGCGGCTACAACAAGCCGATGTACGCCTTCGGCTTCCCGGCGGCCTCCCCGTACGACGGCTCGAAGCTGATCCACTGCTCGGGCAACTCGTCGAAGGACTTCCTCTTCTCCCAGGACCACAGCCTCGCCTGCAACATGACGGGCGGCTCGAGCGGCGGCCCCTGGTTCACCTCCTTCAGCGAGGCGACGGGCACGGGCCTGCAGGTCTCGGTGAACAGCTTCGGCTACACCTTCCTGCCCAACCGCATGTTCGGCCCGTACTTCGGCAACGACGCGAAGGCCCTGTACGACCGCGCCCAGGCGTCCTGA
- a CDS encoding GNAT family N-acetyltransferase translates to MDIRPTPYDHPDAVKLDDAVQLEYIARYGDDEGDATPLDAGMFVPPRGLYLLAYDPEGRPVATGGWRTQDENDEGYSDGDAELKRMYVIPEARGLGLARRILTALEEDARAAGRTRMVLETGTAQPEAIALYTSSGYEPCAKFGHYREYESSRCFAKALTGTH, encoded by the coding sequence ATGGATATACGCCCCACGCCTTACGACCACCCCGACGCGGTCAAACTCGACGACGCCGTCCAGCTGGAGTACATCGCCCGCTACGGCGACGACGAGGGCGATGCCACACCGCTCGACGCCGGCATGTTCGTACCGCCGCGCGGCCTCTACCTCCTCGCGTACGACCCCGAGGGCCGCCCCGTCGCGACCGGCGGCTGGCGCACCCAGGACGAGAACGACGAGGGGTACTCGGACGGCGACGCGGAGCTCAAGCGCATGTACGTGATCCCCGAGGCGCGCGGCCTCGGCCTCGCCCGGCGGATCCTCACGGCGCTTGAGGAGGACGCGCGGGCGGCGGGCCGGACGCGGATGGTCCTGGAGACGGGCACGGCGCAGCCCGAGGCGATCGCGCTGTACACGTCCAGTGGCTACGAGCCGTGCGCCAAGTTCGGCCACTACCGGGAGTACGAGTCCAGCCGCTGCTTCGCGAAGGCCCTGACCGGAACCCACTGA
- a CDS encoding exodeoxyribonuclease III, giving the protein MLTVTTANVNGLRAAAKKGFVEWLAGTSADAVCLQEVRAEESQLPAEVRAPEGWFTAHAPAAAKGRAGVSLYTRREPDRLRVGFGVSEFDDSGRYIEADLPGVTVASLYLPSGEVGTERQDEKIRFMDAFLPYLKELKERSAADGREVVVCGDWNIAHREADLKNWKANQKNAGFLPEERAWLSRVLDEGDGGYVDVLRALHPDQDGPYSWWSYRGRAFDNDSGWRIDYQVATPGLAAKAVKAYVERAATHAERWSDHAPVTAVYQL; this is encoded by the coding sequence ATGCTCACTGTGACGACCGCCAATGTCAATGGTCTCAGGGCCGCCGCCAAGAAGGGCTTCGTGGAGTGGCTCGCCGGCACCTCCGCCGACGCCGTCTGCCTGCAGGAGGTCCGCGCCGAGGAGTCCCAGCTCCCGGCCGAGGTCCGCGCGCCCGAGGGCTGGTTCACCGCGCACGCCCCCGCCGCCGCCAAGGGCCGTGCGGGCGTCTCCCTCTACACCCGGCGCGAGCCGGACCGGCTGCGGGTCGGCTTCGGGGTGAGCGAGTTCGACGACAGCGGCCGGTACATCGAGGCCGACCTGCCCGGCGTCACCGTCGCCAGCCTCTACCTGCCCTCCGGCGAGGTCGGCACCGAGCGGCAGGACGAGAAGATCCGCTTCATGGACGCGTTCCTGCCGTACCTGAAGGAGCTCAAGGAGCGCTCCGCCGCCGACGGCCGCGAGGTCGTCGTCTGCGGCGACTGGAACATCGCCCACCGCGAGGCCGACCTCAAGAACTGGAAGGCCAACCAGAAGAACGCCGGCTTCCTGCCGGAGGAGCGCGCGTGGCTGAGCCGCGTCCTCGACGAGGGCGACGGCGGATACGTCGACGTGCTCCGCGCCCTCCACCCGGACCAGGACGGGCCGTACTCGTGGTGGTCGTACCGCGGCCGCGCCTTCGACAACGACAGCGGCTGGCGCATCGACTACCAGGTCGCCACCCCCGGTCTCGCCGCCAAGGCCGTGAAGGCGTACGTCGAGCGGGCCGCCACGCACGCGGAGCGCTGGAGCGACCACGCGCCCGTCACGGCGGTCTACCAGTTGTAG